One genomic segment of Thalassospiraceae bacterium LMO-SO8 includes these proteins:
- a CDS encoding acyloxyacyl hydrolase: MVAVSGARADSASTGYDIRILMGKTHPFAARPAKEWDQARPGQPAAGRVAQPVYAPMPARPAPRPQVRPVPASAPAPQPQAQPTAPMSSKTGPLWPGGTERGARASSRGKPLGGIVSEISIGALIHDDGPFSNSKEDGYDGHIEIRFASPKFLDIIWSPEPHIGANINSEGDTSQVFAGLSYEWNLWKGLFAGLSVGGAYHDGETDSGALDKKDLGCHLLFRESFTLGWQLTEHHKIAAIFDHISNAKICDHNEGLENIGLRYSYRF; this comes from the coding sequence ATGGTGGCTGTTTCCGGTGCGCGGGCGGATAGTGCGTCGACCGGATACGACATCCGAATTCTGATGGGCAAGACCCATCCTTTTGCCGCCCGCCCGGCCAAAGAGTGGGACCAGGCCCGGCCGGGACAGCCCGCCGCAGGCCGCGTGGCCCAGCCGGTTTACGCCCCCATGCCGGCGCGCCCGGCGCCCCGGCCTCAGGTCCGCCCGGTTCCGGCCTCCGCGCCGGCACCGCAGCCGCAGGCCCAACCCACGGCGCCGATGTCGTCGAAAACGGGACCGCTGTGGCCCGGCGGCACGGAACGGGGGGCCCGCGCCAGTTCGCGGGGCAAGCCGCTCGGCGGCATCGTTTCCGAAATTTCCATCGGCGCCCTGATCCACGATGACGGGCCGTTCTCCAACTCCAAGGAAGACGGCTATGACGGGCATATCGAAATCCGCTTCGCCTCGCCCAAGTTCCTCGACATCATCTGGAGCCCGGAGCCCCACATCGGCGCCAACATCAATTCCGAGGGCGACACCAGCCAGGTGTTCGCCGGTCTCAGCTATGAATGGAATCTGTGGAAGGGCCTGTTCGCCGGGCTCAGCGTCGGCGGCGCCTATCACGACGGCGAGACGGATTCAGGGGCCCTGGACAAGAAGGACTTGGGCTGCCATCTACTGTTCCGGGAATCGTTCACCCTCGGCTGGCAGTTGACCGAGCATCACAAGATCGCGGCCATCTTCGACCATATCTCGAACGCCAAGATCTGCGATCACAACGAAGGCCTGGAAAACATCGGCCTGCGCTACAGCTATCGTTTCTAG
- a CDS encoding tetratricopeptide repeat-containing glycosyltransferase family protein, translating to MAADDRASPDQSPVDVNDARAAWESLPEEERTALRDREAARLFAIGSDHQRNGRLEEAIPDYTRALALNPNLAEAYNNLGVVLRATGRPEAAVACYRRAIALKPRNASSHSNLGNVLRDLGRFEAAVASHQQAVHLDPKNPDTLHNLGVALRDLGRRDQSLDCFERALDHNPDHIPSLLDRGRSLLLAGEYAAGFKDLEARFRMRRFQLRGMDTPRWTGAKVKGKTVLVPCEGTPGDIIQFARYIPMIKAQGANVVLEAPAALADLLATVPGVDKLVIQGAALPKFDLHAPLLSLAAIFKTTAAKVPAATPYIAPPDPGAFRLPPGGDFLKVGIAWEDERTPVHVTPTPGLRPFLDLAGLAGVTLFGLQTGPASGDLKAQGADALIIDVARRAGGLAGLAAYIDQMDLVIAVDGAVAHMAGALGKETWLIAPASPDWRWGTSGDATPWYPTMRILRTERRGDWAALLDQTRRGLRARVRRGDGA from the coding sequence ATGGCCGCCGACGACCGCGCCAGCCCGGATCAATCCCCGGTGGACGTCAATGACGCCCGCGCCGCGTGGGAATCGCTTCCGGAAGAAGAACGCACGGCGCTCCGTGACCGCGAGGCCGCGCGCCTGTTCGCCATCGGCTCCGACCATCAACGGAACGGCCGCCTGGAAGAGGCGATCCCCGATTACACCCGGGCCCTCGCCCTCAATCCCAATCTGGCCGAGGCCTATAACAACCTGGGCGTGGTGCTGCGCGCCACGGGCCGGCCGGAAGCCGCCGTCGCCTGCTACCGGCGGGCCATCGCGCTGAAGCCGCGCAATGCGTCGTCTCATTCCAACCTGGGCAACGTTCTGCGCGACCTTGGCCGGTTCGAGGCCGCCGTGGCCAGCCACCAGCAGGCCGTGCACCTGGACCCGAAAAATCCCGACACCCTGCACAACCTGGGCGTGGCGCTGCGCGACCTGGGCCGCCGCGACCAGTCCCTCGACTGTTTCGAGCGCGCGCTGGACCACAATCCGGATCATATCCCGAGTCTGCTTGACCGCGGACGGTCGCTGTTGCTGGCGGGCGAATATGCCGCCGGTTTCAAGGACCTGGAAGCCCGCTTCCGAATGCGCCGCTTCCAGTTGCGCGGCATGGACACGCCGCGCTGGACCGGCGCCAAGGTCAAGGGCAAGACGGTGCTGGTGCCCTGCGAAGGCACCCCCGGCGACATCATCCAATTCGCCCGCTACATTCCCATGATCAAGGCCCAAGGCGCCAATGTCGTTCTCGAAGCGCCCGCCGCGCTGGCCGATCTTCTGGCCACGGTGCCCGGCGTCGATAAGCTGGTGATCCAGGGCGCGGCCCTGCCGAAATTCGATCTGCACGCGCCATTGCTGTCGCTTGCCGCCATCTTCAAGACCACCGCCGCCAAGGTGCCGGCCGCGACCCCCTATATCGCCCCGCCCGACCCGGGGGCCTTTCGCCTGCCGCCGGGCGGCGATTTTTTGAAAGTCGGGATCGCCTGGGAAGACGAGCGGACGCCGGTTCATGTCACGCCGACGCCGGGGCTGCGCCCGTTCCTTGACCTGGCCGGCTTGGCCGGGGTCACGTTGTTCGGCCTGCAGACGGGCCCGGCATCGGGCGACCTGAAGGCACAGGGCGCGGATGCCCTGATCATCGATGTGGCGCGCCGGGCCGGCGGGCTGGCCGGTCTTGCGGCTTATATCGATCAGATGGATCTGGTGATCGCCGTCGACGGCGCCGTCGCCCATATGGCGGGCGCGCTCGGCAAGGAAACCTGGCTGATCGCCCCGGCCTCGCCCGATTGGCGCTGGGGCACCTCCGGCGACGCCACGCCCTGGTATCCGACCATGCGCATCCTGCGCACGGAACGGCGGGGCGACTGGGCGGCCTTGCTGGACCAGACCCGGCGCGGCCTGCGGGCCCGGGTGCGGCGCGGCGATGGGGCCTAG
- the arsC gene encoding arsenate reductase (glutaredoxin) (This arsenate reductase requires both glutathione and glutaredoxin to convert arsenate to arsenite, after which the efflux transporter formed by ArsA and ArsB can extrude the arsenite from the cell, providing resistance.), with protein MMAITIYHNPKCSKSRQTLQLLEDNGVAPEIVLYLETPPTMDEMKELLRKLGLKAADILRAAEAKEAGLAKDMDEDTLIKGMIANPRCIERPIVVKGAKAVLGRPPENVLALV; from the coding sequence ATCATGGCCATCACCATCTATCACAACCCGAAGTGCAGCAAATCGCGCCAGACCCTTCAATTGCTGGAGGACAACGGCGTCGCCCCGGAAATCGTGCTGTACCTGGAAACCCCGCCCACGATGGACGAGATGAAGGAGCTGTTGCGCAAGCTCGGCCTGAAGGCCGCCGATATCCTGCGCGCCGCCGAAGCCAAGGAAGCGGGCCTTGCCAAGGACATGGACGAGGACACCCTGATCAAGGGCATGATCGCCAATCCCCGGTGCATCGAACGGCCGATCGTCGTCAAGGGCGCCAAGGCGGTTCTCGGGCGGCCGCCGGAGAACGTTCTGGCGCTTGTCTGA